TAGGCTAGAGTAAGCTGATAATTAGCGATACCTAGCTAGCAGATGCCTAATAATTAATAAATCAACTACCAATTGTATGCAAACCATACGGTTACGTAACTGCAATTTGCCACAGTTTGGTAGTAATTACTAGATTTTTCTTTAATTTAAGTAGGTTTATTTTAATTAAATTCAGTTTTAGATCGGGCATATAAAGCCATATCGTATCCTTTATTGTTCTACTTATTGTCCACAAGACCTAAGCAAACAGGGCATGACTACTGTGAGAATTTGCGGTTGTTTTTTGGTAACGATGAATTGTAAAACGCTAAAGTTATCGCCATTATTAGCACAGAGCCAGACACCTAAATCTAGATACCAGAATCTATGTAATACTTATAAACAGGTTCTGTAGAATTTTACCTTTTGGAGAGATGAGCATGAAACGGCAGTCTATTATAAAACCTATATTGTTATCAGCAGTACTAGCTACTTCAACTGTTGGCTTAAGCGGTTGTGGTTATAACAGTTTACAGGCACAAGATGAGCAGGTTACCGCCTCGTGGTCAGAGGTTGTCAACCAATATCAGCGCCGTACAGACTTAGTACCGAATTTGGTAGAAGTGGTCAAACAGTATGCTGAACAAGAACAAGAAGTATTCACCCAAGTGGCGGCAGCCCGCTCGCAAGCAGGCGGCATTACCGTGACTCCTGAGTTGTTGAATGACCCAGAAGCTATGGAGCGTTATGCTGAAGCGCAAGCGCAAATGACAGGAGCGTTATCTCGCCTAATGGCAGTTTCTGAGCGTTATCCTGAACTAAAATCTGATGCGCTCTTCCAAGACTTGCAGGCGCAGTTAGAAGGCACTGAAAACCGTATTGCGGTCGCCCGTAACCGTTATATCCAAGAAGTTCAAGGCTATAATACAACCGTGCGTCAGTTCCCAACCAACATTACTGCTAAAGTATTCGGTATGGATGCCAAGCCCAACTTTACGGTTGCCGATGAAGAAGCCATCTCAACCGCACCGACTGTTAACTTTGGCGATAACTAATTTTATTGATAAATAAGTCAGTCACAATAAATAAAGCGGCTCAGTTGGATAGGTATTCATGCGCCGCTTTATTAATCTTTGCTAGCTCTCAATAGCTATAAGCAATGGCAACAGTAGCTATAATTAATAGCGATAAAGTTATTAAGCTTGCGATTATTCCTTGCTTAATAATATTGGTAAAACCCGTACAAGTGTCACTTAAGGTGGTAGAGATCAGATGAATAACGCTAAAGCAATCATGTCCGTATTACTATTCACTCTAAGTGCCAGTAGTGCAACGGCGCTATATGCCGCCCAAAATGATGAAGTGGCTATCGCTACTGATAACTCGGCTGCAACTACGCAGAGCCGTAGTGTTGAGGACCTAGTTGCTATCGCTAAAGCGGCTGAGTCTAACGAAGCTATCAATGATGCTGTACTCGGAAATGAAGCTATTAACGAGGCTATATTAGGCAACGATGCCATCAACCCTAATGCAGCTAACAACAGTGCGGATACAACCAATAGAGAAACGACTACCACCCCGATCCAATCAACGGCGACAGGCGTCGATGCTGATAAACTGATTTTGAACAATCCAGTAGTTGATCAAGCTAATATCCTAAATCCTCAAGAAAAGCTACGTTTGGAGTCTCAGCTTCAAGGTATCTATCGGCAAGGCTTAGCGCAAGCGGCAGTAGTCATCGTACCCACAACCAATGGTGTCCCTATTTTTGATTACTCGTTACAGGTCGCTGAGGAATGGGGTTTAGGCGAAGCCGATACTGATGATGGCTTGCTGATATTAGTCGCTGTTAATGATAGAAATATGTACATCCAGTCCGGCTATGGGCTAGAAGGCGTCCTACCTGATGCAGCGCTCAACCGTATTATTCGTGAAGATATCACTCCTTATTTTAAGCAAAATGACTATGCATCGGGCATCTTGGCTGGGGTTAATAGTATTGAAACCCGTCTGACCGCTGACCCTGAGGTGTTGGCGCGCGCTGATGAGCAAGCTGCGGCACGAGAGGCACAGCAGGGGGCAGATGAGCTGCCTTCACCGATTTTCTTATTTATTATGGCGATGATATTTGGTAGCTTTATTACCAGTATCTTTGGTCGTGTCCTTGGTTCTATCTTGACCGCTGGCGGCTTTTTTGCAGGTTCGCTTGCTTTAGGCGGCGGCTTCTTTATGACTCTGATAATGGCCATATTTTTGTGGATGTTCTTAATCTCACGGGGCTCAGGTGGTGGTCGTGGAGGACGCGGCGGCGGTGGTGGCGGTGGAATGATATTCCTGCCAGGTATGGGCGGCGGTAGTAGCGGCGGCGGCTTCGGTGGTGGTGGCTTTGGCGGCGGTGGTGGCGGCTTCGGTGGCGGCGGCGCTGGTGGTTCGTGGTAATTTAGACTTAAAAACTATCTTGGCCTTGGTGTCATAGCCTCTAAGTAATAAACTTAGCATTATAGCGCAGCAAATGTATAGCATAAAAGCGATTTGGCTTTATACTTACCTGCTGACAGTGAGCAATAGCGTAATAAGGATTTAATATAATGACACAAAACAACCTACCTGCATCAAAGGCAAGCCTTGCTCGTTGGTGGCGTCAAGTCCTGTATGTACCTATGCTACACAGCAGGTGGCTCACCCCAGAGAGCAAAGCGCGCCTGACGGCAAAAGTGACTGAGGCAGAAAAAGGTCATCGCGGTGAGGTGTTTTTAGTGATAGAAAATCATCTGCCGATTCAAGCGGCGTATCATATAGATTGTCATGAACGTGCTATTGATTTATTTAGTGAATATAGGGTGTGGGATACTGAAGAGAACACTGGAGTCTTAGTTTATGTCAATCTTTGCGAGCATGGTTTAGAGATTGTCGCTGATCGAGGGATTAGCACCCATGTCAGTCCTACGGTATGGCGAGCGATGTGCGATAAAGCGCTGGCGGGTATTGCCAATAATAAAATAGAAGAGAGCTTAAGTGATCTGCTAAATGAAGTGGGCCAGCTCCTGCGTCAATACTATCATTTAGAGCACGACCCATCGGGTAATGAGCTGTCTGATACCGTGGTGTTCTTAAAGTAATACTATTATCATAGATAGTATTATCATCTCAAAGCTAAACATCAAGCTCGTATATAAAGGACGGTCTAAGATTCCTATTATGATTAATCTAATAAAAAAACTACCCAAAGCTGAACTACATTTACATATTGAAGGCTCACTAGAGCCCGAGCTGATGTTTAAGTTGGCCCAAAAGAACCAAATAGATATCCCTTATAAAACCATAGAGGATGTGCGCCAAGCTTATAACTTTACTAATCTGCAAAGCTTTTTAGACATCTATTATGCCGGTGCCAACGTCCTTGTGACCCAAGACGACTTTTATGATTTGACGTGGGAATATATCCAAAAATGCGTTGAAGATAACGTGGTGCATACCGAGATATTCTTTGATCCGCAAACCCATACCGCTAGAGGTATCGCTTTTGAGACCGTGATAAATGGCATAAAGTCAGCGCTAGATGACGCCCAAGCGCGTTATGGCATCACGTCCGGTATTATCATGTGTTTCTTAAGACACCTATCGCAGCAAGATGCTTTTGACACCTTAACCCAAGCTTTGGCATATAAAGACGATATTACGGGCATTGGACTTGATTCAGCAGAATTAGGCAATCCGCCGTCAAAGTTCAAAGAGGTCTTTCAACAGGCGAAAGAAGAAGGCTTTAAATTGGTCGCTCATGCGGGTGAAGAAGCTGACTTTTCCTACATTTATGAAGCGATAGATTTATTAGCTATCGATAGAATTGACCATGGGGTGCAATCCATCGGCAGTAATGAGCTGATGCAAAGGCTAAAAGCGGAGCAGATACCGCTTACCGTTTGCCCAAACTCAAATATTGAGCTCAAGGTCTTTGACAGTTATGAGCAGCATAATATAAAGCAGCTATTGGATTACGGCCTGAATGTCTGCGTCAATTCAGACGATCCTGCTTATTTTAAAGGTTATATCAATCAGAACTTTATCAATTTATATGAGCACTTATCATTAACAGAAGATGATATTGTGACTTTAGTAAAAAACTCTTTTAGATCCTCATTTATAGATGACGACCTAAAAGAGCATTATTTAAATAAAGTGGATCAAGCTTTGCGCTAAATACTGATTTTAGCTCTAGATTACTGATTTCATTCTTCATTGAGCTTGTGGACTAAATGCGGCATAACCATGCCCGCTTTTTCAGCCAAAGTAATATCCACCAAAGTATTGGGCGTAGGATTCGGATTAATCTCGATGACCTTAGCGCCATTACTTTTGGCAAGCTGCGCTAAACCTGCGGCTGGATATACCAAACTTGAAGTACCAATACTGATAAACACCTCACAGTGCGCTGCGCTATCCTCTGCAGTCTGCCATGCCCCTGTAGGTAGCATCTCGCCGAACCAAACGATATCGGGGCGGATATAACCGTCACAATGCGGGCAATTTATCAGCTCACTATCAAAACTCAAAGTGCTCTTATCCACGGTCTCTGATTGGTCGCCATAAGGTCTATCACACTGACTACAGCGGTTGCGCCATAGATGACCATGCAGATGGGTAGTGGTACTACCAGCCTGCTCATGTAAGTCATCGACGTTTTGGGTAATTAGGGTCACTTGTTGCCCCTGACTTTCAGCACGCTGCTGCCATTTGGCAATAGCATGATGGGCCGGGTTTGGCGCTTTATCGTGTACCAACTGCCGCCGCCATTGATACCACGACCAAACCAATTCAGGATCACGCATAAAGGCATCTATACTGGCCAAATCCTCGGCACGGTACTGCTCCCATAATCCGGTTTGCTTATCACGAAAGGTAGGAATACCGCTTTCGGCTGAAACACCCGCGCCCGTCAAGATACAGATACGCTTTGCCGACTGCAATAAAGTTGCCGCACGCGTGACTTCTGATGTTAATTGTGGGGATAATTCTGCTAACATAACCAAAACCTCGCTAATAATGGATATCTCCTATGATAGACGGAATATGGTGGCTTGTCATATTACTGGTAATCGTTGCTGCTTTGTGGTTGATCGCGCACCTACGTGGCAGTAAAGTGGGTAAAAATGGAAAAACGGTTAACAATAGCCATAAAAGCCCAAAACCACTGACTAACGACAGCCTACACAAGCTTAATGAGCTTATCCGCCGTCATTTTCCTGAGTATCAAGTGAGCCGCCGTGCCAATCATCTATTGATTACCAAACAGGGGATAAAAGTGGCGATGCTAACGATAGACAAAAGCGTAGCGATGGGGCAGCGCCGTTTAGGAGAGGTGCCGGTTATCAATTATCACCGTGTCCCCAGCCGTGCTCAGCTCAGTGCTCATTTGCAGGATAGCTAGTTTTAAGCGTAGATAGCTTTTAGGCTAATCAATAAAGCTTGAAAGTGGTTGAGTGTTTTTATAGATTTTAGGGGAAGTGCCAAAGAAAGGCAAAATACAATAAATGGTGCGCTCGGCGGGAATCGAACCCACGACCCTCGGCTTCGGAGACCGATACTCTATCCAACTGAGCTACGAGCGCATAATAACAGTCAACTTTATAAGGATAATAATTTTGACTATAAATAACAGCCTAGATTAAGCTGTTTGAAAAATAAAGACCGCCTAGTCTAACAAATAAAAGCTAGAATGCCAACGCTCAAAGCTCGCTTGTAAGGTTTTTTAAGAAAAAACAAGATAGTCTACAAACAAGCATGGCAATTTACCACGCTTTTCCCTTATAATGTCAGGGAGAATATATTCATAATCACCGATTACAAATAGGTTCGCAGTTTAAATCAAGGTCTGCTACTGTTAATTACAGATTATCAGTAGACGCTAGACCAGCTATTTAATCCCTGCTGGCCATTTGTATATGTAATAAGAGAACGTGACGAATGAGAAAAGTAGTTATGTTATCGGCAGCTGCCATTCTAGGAATCGCTAGTATCGCGGTGAGCCAGGCTGAAGATATTGTAGATACCCCTGTAACTATCTCTGAGGTAGAAGAGGCGCAGGAAGTCGTTGAGGATGCGCCAGAAGTATTGGGCGATGAGACTCAAGCGGCCGCTGATACTGGAGAAGGCGATGCGGTAGCAGATGCTGCCGCTGAAGAAACCGTACAAGCTGCAGCTCCTGCCGTTGAAGAAGAGCCGATTCCTGAAGATACCCCCCAAGTGCAAAAGCTCATCGCTTTGTATCCGAATCTAATTGCTCGTATCCAACCAGTCGGCAATATCTGCTATGAAGGCGAAACGTGTAATGTGACCACACGTGCAGCGAGTGCCTCAGCTGATGGTGGCCCTCGTGATGGCGCTACGGTCTACAATGCTGTATGTCAGACTTGCCACGCTGCGGGCTTGCTAGGCTCACCAATTTTAGGTGATGCTGGAGCTTGGGGACCTCGTATTGCCAAAGGCGAAGAGACTTTATACACCCATGCGATTCAAGGTTTCAACGCTATGCCTGCTAAGGGTGGCGCGGATATCCCTGATGAAGAAGTTCAAAACGCTGTAGATTATATGATTAGCGAAGCCAGCTAGTTTTTCTAGCAGAACTTTTAAGTTATGGATTGGACTTAGCTATTTATAAACGATGCTGACTCATGCGCTGTATTATGAGCAGCAATGATTTATGTTTAATCCAGCTATGTTGTTTTATTTATAAAAAAGCGCCTATTTTATTTGGTAAGATAGGCGCTTTTTTGTGGCTGATGATTAATATTATCAATAACATTGTTATAGCTAAAGACAGTTGAAATTAGACATCAGAAGCCTCATTTCAACCCATTAAGTTATCTACTTTATAGATTGTTATTTTTAATCAATGCTACTAAATCAATTATTAAATAAATATAGAGGTCTTCATGTCAGAGGTACCAGCGCTTGCTGTCAAAAACTTGTCCAAAACCTATGACAATGGGTTTACAGCATTAAAAGACGTCACTTTAACCGTGCCACAGGGTGGTTTTTTTGCCCTATTAGGGCCAAATGGTGCTGGCAAATCGACGATGATTGGCATTATTAGCTCATTATTCAAGCCAACAACCGGTAGCGTGCATATCTTTGGTACTGATCTGCTAGAGAATCCGTCGATTGCCAAACAGTATCTGGGAGTCGTTCCACAAGAGTTTAATTTCAATCAGTTTGAAAAGGTTGAGGATATTCTGATTACTCAAGCCGGCTACTTTGGAATACCTGCCAAAGAAGCTAAGCCTCGAGCGAAAAAACTGTTAACCGCCCTAGGATTGTGGGACAAACGTGATAATAAAGCACGCGAGTTATCAGGTGGTATGAAAAGACGCTTGATGATTGCTCGAGCTTTGATACATAAGCCCAAGTTATTAATTCTTGATGAGCCCACTGCTGGGGTGGATATTGAGTTACGCCGCTCTATGTGGGAGTTTATGCAACAAATTAATGTGGAAGAAAACACCACTATTATTTTAACCACGCATTATTTGGAAGAGGCTGAACAGCTTTGTAAGCGCATCGCTATCTTAGATCATGGTGAGATTCGAATTAATACGGATATGAAAGATTTGCTCGCCCAGTTATCGGTTGAAACCTTTGTACTAGACGTGAGTAAACCGCTCGAGCATCCCATAAAACTAACGGGGGTGACTGAAGTAGTACAGCCGGATGAACTCACTCTTGAGGTCACTTTGACTGCTGGAGAGTCACTAAATGGCGTGTTTACGCAGTTGTCTGAGCAGGATGTTAGCATCGCTAGTATGCGTAACAAATCCAATCGTTTAGAAGAGCTATTTATGCGTTTAGTAGAGAAAAACGTTCAAAATGAAGACAGTATGAAGGAGTCAGGTCTATGAATCAGAAAATAGTGGTAGACCCTAATGAAACCATGTCATGGTCTAAAAAGTGGATTGCTTTTCGTACAATATTACTAAAAGAAGTTCGCCGAATTCTAAGAATTTGGCCACAGACCTTATTGCCACCGGTTATTACTATGACCCTTTATTTTGTTATTTTTGGCAGAATGATAGGGGATAGAGTGGGCGAGATGGGCGGCGTGCCCTATATGCAGTTTATTGTGCCCGGGCTTATCATGATGGCAGTCATTACCAATAGTTACTCCAACGTGGTTTCGAGCTTTTTTAGTGCCAAATTTACCGCTAGTATTGAGGAGTTGCTGGTTTCTCCAGTCTCCAAACACGCTATATTAATGGGCTACATCGGGGGTGGTATCTTTCGCGGATTGACCATCGCTATTATTGTCTCTATCGTCGCTTTGTTCTTTACCGATCTTGGTATTGAGCATTTATTTGTGACCATATTTACTGTACTGGGCACCTCCATTTTGTTTTCTTTAGGCGGCTTCATTAATGCGGTGTTTGCGCGCTCGTTTGATGACATCTCTATTATTCCAAGCTTTGTCTTAACACCATTAACTTTCCTCGGTGGGGTATTCTATTCGATGGAAGACCTATCCGAGTTTTGGCAAAACGTTTCGTTATTGAATCCCATTGTCTATATGGTGAACTCGTTCCGTTATGGTATTTTGGGCTATTCTGATGTGAACGTATTCTATTCGATGGCAGCTATTTTTGCTTTTTGTGTGGTGTTTTATGTCATCTCTTATCGTCTGCTCAGTGATGGGTCGCGGATCCGCTTATAAATTGAGTTTTCAAAATAGCTATATTTTTAATTTTAGGAAGTAACCATGAGTATCCACGGTATCTTAGGTGAGCAAACTACTGATTACCCAACTGAGTACAGCCCTGAAACCTTATACCCTATTGCTCGCAGCATGGGGCGTGATGTTATTGGTTGGCAAACTGATAAGCTAAGAGTTGGTATCGACTGGTGGCACGCTTTTGAGGTGTCATGGCTGAACTTGCAAGGTATCTCGCAAGTAGAGATAGCTCGTTTTAGTGTGCCTGCGAGCTCGCCTTATATTGTCGAGTCCAAATCGCTCAAGCTATACTTAAACAGTATTAATTTTACTGAGTTTGCTCAATGGCAAGACGTCCAAGCGTTGTTAGCGAAGGATTTATCTGCGTGCGTGCAAAGCGAGGTGCAAGTTGAATTGTTTGCTTTAAACGATGATAAGTCAGAGTTTAGCATCCGCCAACCTAGTGGCGTTTGTATCGATGAAGCCTTAGCTGACAGCCAGCACAAGGTGCCTTTGACCGCTCATCCCGATGCTACATTACTGCGCAAAAGTGATGCAGCCACCAGTGAAGCTGAGCGCGATACTAGCGAGCCTTATGAGTTTTATTCTAATCTACTGCGTAGTAACTGCCCGGTAACCAATCAGCCTGATTGGGGAACTTTAGCGGTTTCTATCAATAGTAAAGATAAGGTCGATAATGCCAGTATGCTACGTTATATCTTAAGTTTTCGCCAACATAACGGCTTTCATGAGCAGTGTGTGGAGCAGATATTTGCTGATTTAAGTCAATACTATCAGCCTAGCGAATTAATAGTCCGTGCTTGGTATACCCGCCGCGGCGGTATCGACATCAACCCTTGCCGAGTTAGTGATGAGTCGTTGTTGCCAGCGCCCAGTCGTTTAATTCGTCAATAGTTGCTTAGTTTTATGTCCACTATCAATCCATAATCATAAAAGCACACATCCCATATAAGCTATAAACTACCGAGCAAAAAAAAGCGCCTATCTTATTGAATAAGATAGGCGCTTTTAAGTTTCTGCTATTGATAAACGTTATGGCTAAAAATTACTTAGCACTCACTTTTGCCAGCACTTCTTCACGGCTAAGCATGAGCTTTTCATTCTCACGGCGATTGACATATTCGTACTTATCTTCAGCCAAGTTACGGTCAGAGACTACGATACGATGCGGAATACCAATCAGTTCAAGATCAGCAAACTTAACGCCTGGACGTTCATTACGGTCGTCAAGTAGCACATTGACCCCTTGCGACTTGAGCTGTTCGTATAGAGCGGTAGCGGTCTCCATGACGGTATCTTCTTTTGATTTCATTGGTATGATAGCGACTTCAAACGGCGCAATCGAGTCATCGACCGATGGTGTCTGTGGCCACATAATACCGTTTTCGTCATTATTCTGTTCGATGGCAGCAGCGATGATACGACTAACGCCAATACCATAGCAGCCCATCATAAGGGTAACGGGCTTGCCATCTTCACCAGATACGGTAGCATTCATCGCTTGCGAGTATTTATCACCCAGCTGGAAGATATGACCGACTTCGATACCACGTTTGATTTTCAAAGTGCCTTTACCATCTGGAGACGGGTCGCCTTC
This sequence is a window from Psychrobacter jeotgali. Protein-coding genes within it:
- a CDS encoding LemA family protein; amino-acid sequence: MKRQSIIKPILLSAVLATSTVGLSGCGYNSLQAQDEQVTASWSEVVNQYQRRTDLVPNLVEVVKQYAEQEQEVFTQVAAARSQAGGITVTPELLNDPEAMERYAEAQAQMTGALSRLMAVSERYPELKSDALFQDLQAQLEGTENRIAVARNRYIQEVQGYNTTVRQFPTNITAKVFGMDAKPNFTVADEEAISTAPTVNFGDN
- a CDS encoding TPM domain-containing protein; its protein translation is MNNAKAIMSVLLFTLSASSATALYAAQNDEVAIATDNSAATTQSRSVEDLVAIAKAAESNEAINDAVLGNEAINEAILGNDAINPNAANNSADTTNRETTTTPIQSTATGVDADKLILNNPVVDQANILNPQEKLRLESQLQGIYRQGLAQAAVVIVPTTNGVPIFDYSLQVAEEWGLGEADTDDGLLILVAVNDRNMYIQSGYGLEGVLPDAALNRIIREDITPYFKQNDYASGILAGVNSIETRLTADPEVLARADEQAAAREAQQGADELPSPIFLFIMAMIFGSFITSIFGRVLGSILTAGGFFAGSLALGGGFFMTLIMAIFLWMFLISRGSGGGRGGRGGGGGGGMIFLPGMGGGSSGGGFGGGGFGGGGGGFGGGGAGGSW
- a CDS encoding TPM domain-containing protein, encoding MTQNNLPASKASLARWWRQVLYVPMLHSRWLTPESKARLTAKVTEAEKGHRGEVFLVIENHLPIQAAYHIDCHERAIDLFSEYRVWDTEENTGVLVYVNLCEHGLEIVADRGISTHVSPTVWRAMCDKALAGIANNKIEESLSDLLNEVGQLLRQYYHLEHDPSGNELSDTVVFLK
- a CDS encoding adenosine deaminase, with protein sequence MINLIKKLPKAELHLHIEGSLEPELMFKLAQKNQIDIPYKTIEDVRQAYNFTNLQSFLDIYYAGANVLVTQDDFYDLTWEYIQKCVEDNVVHTEIFFDPQTHTARGIAFETVINGIKSALDDAQARYGITSGIIMCFLRHLSQQDAFDTLTQALAYKDDITGIGLDSAELGNPPSKFKEVFQQAKEEGFKLVAHAGEEADFSYIYEAIDLLAIDRIDHGVQSIGSNELMQRLKAEQIPLTVCPNSNIELKVFDSYEQHNIKQLLDYGLNVCVNSDDPAYFKGYINQNFINLYEHLSLTEDDIVTLVKNSFRSSFIDDDLKEHYLNKVDQALR
- a CDS encoding SIR2 family NAD-dependent protein deacylase translates to MLAELSPQLTSEVTRAATLLQSAKRICILTGAGVSAESGIPTFRDKQTGLWEQYRAEDLASIDAFMRDPELVWSWYQWRRQLVHDKAPNPAHHAIAKWQQRAESQGQQVTLITQNVDDLHEQAGSTTTHLHGHLWRNRCSQCDRPYGDQSETVDKSTLSFDSELINCPHCDGYIRPDIVWFGEMLPTGAWQTAEDSAAHCEVFISIGTSSLVYPAAGLAQLAKSNGAKVIEINPNPTPNTLVDITLAEKAGMVMPHLVHKLNEE
- a CDS encoding c-type cytochrome, translated to MLSAAAILGIASIAVSQAEDIVDTPVTISEVEEAQEVVEDAPEVLGDETQAAADTGEGDAVADAAAEETVQAAAPAVEEEPIPEDTPQVQKLIALYPNLIARIQPVGNICYEGETCNVTTRAASASADGGPRDGATVYNAVCQTCHAAGLLGSPILGDAGAWGPRIAKGEETLYTHAIQGFNAMPAKGGADIPDEEVQNAVDYMISEAS
- a CDS encoding ABC transporter ATP-binding protein, whose amino-acid sequence is MSEVPALAVKNLSKTYDNGFTALKDVTLTVPQGGFFALLGPNGAGKSTMIGIISSLFKPTTGSVHIFGTDLLENPSIAKQYLGVVPQEFNFNQFEKVEDILITQAGYFGIPAKEAKPRAKKLLTALGLWDKRDNKARELSGGMKRRLMIARALIHKPKLLILDEPTAGVDIELRRSMWEFMQQINVEENTTIILTTHYLEEAEQLCKRIAILDHGEIRINTDMKDLLAQLSVETFVLDVSKPLEHPIKLTGVTEVVQPDELTLEVTLTAGESLNGVFTQLSEQDVSIASMRNKSNRLEELFMRLVEKNVQNEDSMKESGL
- a CDS encoding ABC transporter permease gives rise to the protein MSWSKKWIAFRTILLKEVRRILRIWPQTLLPPVITMTLYFVIFGRMIGDRVGEMGGVPYMQFIVPGLIMMAVITNSYSNVVSSFFSAKFTASIEELLVSPVSKHAILMGYIGGGIFRGLTIAIIVSIVALFFTDLGIEHLFVTIFTVLGTSILFSLGGFINAVFARSFDDISIIPSFVLTPLTFLGGVFYSMEDLSEFWQNVSLLNPIVYMVNSFRYGILGYSDVNVFYSMAAIFAFCVVFYVISYRLLSDGSRIRL
- the queF gene encoding NADPH-dependent 7-cyano-7-deazaguanine reductase QueF (Catalyzes the NADPH-dependent reduction of 7-cyano-7-deazaguanine (preQ0) to 7-aminomethyl-7-deazaguanine (preQ1) in queuosine biosynthesis), whose product is MSIHGILGEQTTDYPTEYSPETLYPIARSMGRDVIGWQTDKLRVGIDWWHAFEVSWLNLQGISQVEIARFSVPASSPYIVESKSLKLYLNSINFTEFAQWQDVQALLAKDLSACVQSEVQVELFALNDDKSEFSIRQPSGVCIDEALADSQHKVPLTAHPDATLLRKSDAATSEAERDTSEPYEFYSNLLRSNCPVTNQPDWGTLAVSINSKDKVDNASMLRYILSFRQHNGFHEQCVEQIFADLSQYYQPSELIVRAWYTRRGGIDINPCRVSDESLLPAPSRLIRQ